Below is a window of Methylosinus sp. PW1 DNA.
TCTCGGTCGGCACATTGAGATCGACGCGCAACAGGACGCGCTTGCCGTCGAGATCGGCGGAATCGAGCGTTTTGAAAGACGGCATGATCGTGCCCCGGTGAATGAGGAAAAGAATCGCGTCTAGATGAGCTTGGCGATCGTCGCGGCGACATCCGTCATGCGGCCGGAGAAGCCCCATTCATTGTCGTACCAGGACAGGACGCGCACCAGCTCGCCCTCGATCACCTTGGTCTGATCGAGATGAAACACGGATGAACGCGGGTCATGGTTGAAATCGACCGAGACATTCTTGTCGTTCGTGTAGCCCAGAACGCCTTTCAGCGGGCCGTCGGCCGCGGCGATGATGGCGGCGTTGATCTCTTCCACGCTCGTCTTGCGCTTGGGGACGAATTTGAGATCGACGGCCGAGACATTGGGCGTCGGCACGCGAATGGCGGCGCCGTCCAGCTTGCCTTTCAGCTCCGGCAGCACCAAGCCCACCGCCTTGGCCGCGCCGGTGGAGGTAGGGATCATGGAGAGCGCGGCGGCGCGGGCGCGGTAGAGATCCTTGTGATAGGTGTCCAGCGTCGGCTGGTCGCCCGTGTAGGAGTGGATCGTCGTCATGAAGCCGCGCTCAATGCCAATGGCGTCATTCAGCACCTTGGCGACGGGCGCGAGGCAATTTGTGGTGCAGGAGGCGTTGGAGATCACGAGATCGTCCTTCGTGATCTTGTCCTGATTGACGCCATAGACGACGGTGATGTCGGCGCCTTCGGAGGGGGCGGAGACCAGCACGCGGCGCGCGCCGGCGTCGAGCAGCGCCTTCGCCTTGTCGCGCGCGGTGAAAAGGCCCGTGCATTCGAGCGCAATGTCGATTTCGAGCGCCTTATACGGCAGCTCCGCCGGATTCTTGATCGCCGTGGCCTTGATCGGCCCATGGCCCACATCGATCGAATCGCCTTCGACCTTCACCTCGCGCGGGAAGCGGCCATGCACGGAATCATAGCGCAGCAGATGGGCGTTGGTCTCGACAGAGCCGAGATCGTTGATCGTCACCACCTCGAGGTCGGTGCGGCCGCTCTCGACGATGTAGCGAAGAATATTGCGTCCGATGCGTCCGAACCCATTGATCGCCACTCTCACGGCCATAGCGGTGCTCCTTCTCATCTGCTCGCTCGGGCGGGGCCGGGCGGTCGCCGAACCGCCCAAAATCGGGGCTTTTCCCATTTTGCCGCATTTTCTGGCGGCGAACGCCCGCTCGAATGAGCGGCTTGATAACAGGTCGCGCCCCCCTGTCAACGCGGTCTCCGGTCGCTCCGCGGCGGAGTCGCGGCTCGGATTGGGGTTTACGCGATTGCTGCTAGGCGTTAACGATTCGTACGTGCGAATCTAATCGCGATCGGTCCGGTTTCCATATGACACAAGTCCCTCACAGGCTCGACGATGCGCTGCAACGGCTCTCCGCCGCGCTGGAGCGGCTGGAGGAGACGGTCGCGCGCCGCATAGAGGTCGAGCTGTCGCACGCCGACCTCGAGGAGGAGCTCGCCGTCATGCAGGACGACCGCAGCCGTCTCGGCCTCGAGCTCGACGCCGCCCTCGCGCAGAACAGCGCGCTGGAGAAGGCGCGCGACGAGGTGCTGACGCGTCTCGACCGCACGAGCCTCGGCATTATCGCCGTGCTCGGCGACGAGGACCGGGCGCAGACGTAGCGAGAGGCGGCGAATGGCGCATGTGGTGGTGACGATCGCGGGCCGGACCTATCGCATGGCCTGCGAGGATGGCGAGGAAGCCCATCTCGACGAGCTGGCCAAGCTCGTCGAGAACAAGATTTTGTCCTTGCGCGAAGGCTTCGGCGACATTGGCGAGCAGCGCATCACCGTGATGGCGGCGCTCACCCTCGCCGATGACGCGTCGATAGCGACGCGCAAGCTCGAGGCCCTGCAGGCGGAGCTGGCGACGCTGCGCGAGAACGCCGCCGCGGCGAAAGAGGCCGAGGCCGCTCTGGTGGAGAAGCTCTCAGCCGCGCTCGAGGATGCGACGACCCGCGTCGAGCGTCTCTCGCGCGATCTGCAGCACGGGGGCGCGGAGGCGCCCCCAATGCTCTGAGATCAGCGGCCCCAGGCCTCGAAGGCCGGCTCGTGCTTGACCTTCTCGAGATCGTCGGCCTGCTGCGACAGCTGAATATGCCGGCGCTCGGCCGCGTCGCGCTCCGCGCCATCCTTGAGAATGGCGATCTTGAGCTGCTCGGTCGCCTTGCGGGCGAGGCCATTGATCCAGCGGTTGATATTGGTGACGACCAGATTCTTGCGCGCCAGCTCGGCGTCGCGGCCGGTCTCGTCGCTCTTCAAAATGTCGCGCTCCTTGACCGCCGCGGCGAGCTGCGCGTCGAGCTCGGCGAGCTTGTCCGGCGCGGCCCCGGCGCGCGCCTTCTCGATGGCGGCGATGCCGTCCTCCAGCCAAGAGATCTGCTGCGCGAGCACGCCATCCTTGATCGGACCCTTGACGTCGAAGGAATTGGGCAGCGGAAAGAAGGGGCTGATCTCCACCGCACGCGCCGGAGCGGCCGCGAAGGGCGCCGAGATCAGAACGGCCAGAGCCAGTGTGGCGAATTTCGACATGTTTCTCTCCCATGCGGCGGGTCATTGCGTCATGACAGCGCGCCCGCTTTTTTCGGCGCGCCGCCGCCCGCGGCTGCGCAAGACTGGGCCAATGATGTGACCAAGGCAAGTCGCTCCGTCCCCCTTGTCGCGCCCCTGGGCCTCGCCACCCTCGAGCCCGCCACATCCAAAATGCGGGGGACCGGCTCGCCCGCGACCTTTTTTTCGCCGAAGCGCCGGCGGAGCCGGTTGCGCGCTCGCGATGGTCTTGATCCAGCGTCGATATATTGCGCTCCAGCTCCGCCCTACACAACGGCCGGCGGGCATGCGATAATAGGTTTTGCTGAAGCCCATGCTCGGCTCCCATGATCGACAGGGCCGCGCGGGCGCATTATTTTCACCGATGGCGGTTCATC
It encodes the following:
- the gap gene encoding type I glyceraldehyde-3-phosphate dehydrogenase — encoded protein: MAVRVAINGFGRIGRNILRYIVESGRTDLEVVTINDLGSVETNAHLLRYDSVHGRFPREVKVEGDSIDVGHGPIKATAIKNPAELPYKALEIDIALECTGLFTARDKAKALLDAGARRVLVSAPSEGADITVVYGVNQDKITKDDLVISNASCTTNCLAPVAKVLNDAIGIERGFMTTIHSYTGDQPTLDTYHKDLYRARAAALSMIPTSTGAAKAVGLVLPELKGKLDGAAIRVPTPNVSAVDLKFVPKRKTSVEEINAAIIAAADGPLKGVLGYTNDKNVSVDFNHDPRSSVFHLDQTKVIEGELVRVLSWYDNEWGFSGRMTDVAATIAKLI
- a CDS encoding DUF4164 family protein produces the protein MTQVPHRLDDALQRLSAALERLEETVARRIEVELSHADLEEELAVMQDDRSRLGLELDAALAQNSALEKARDEVLTRLDRTSLGIIAVLGDEDRAQT
- a CDS encoding cell division protein ZapA, whose translation is MAHVVVTIAGRTYRMACEDGEEAHLDELAKLVENKILSLREGFGDIGEQRITVMAALTLADDASIATRKLEALQAELATLRENAAAAKEAEAALVEKLSAALEDATTRVERLSRDLQHGGAEAPPML